The following proteins are co-located in the Gossypium hirsutum isolate 1008001.06 chromosome A02, Gossypium_hirsutum_v2.1, whole genome shotgun sequence genome:
- the LOC107890139 gene encoding pentatricopeptide repeat-containing protein At3g26540: MAVSASSILKRLLQNINNKPQKQPQGIESIIKSILSHLKAGRFQQAVSVLFASPEPLPHSLYADLFALCSDKKAIVEARKLESHLVTFCPFPPVFLLNRCIEAYGKCGCLDDARGLFDEMPQRDGGSWNSMITAYARNGFGEKALFLFSKMNKEGLVPNEISFASVLGSCGVVLELSLSRQVHAMIVKYGHYKNVILGSSLVDVYGKCGFISDARRMFDEIENPTIISWNVIVRQYIEVGDGEEAILMFFKMLRDDVRPLNFTFSNALVACSSMSALKEGLQIHGVVVKTNFEKDKVVSNSLINMYVKCGQLEIARTIFDQLGSKDLISWTAIMSGYAMSGRTREARELFNMMPERNVISWNAMLAGYTRLSQWEDALEFIFLMRRMTKDIDHVTLVLILNVCAGLSDVEMGKKVHGFIYRHGFFSNIFVSNALLDMYGKCGTLNSARVWFYQMSQGRDTVSWNALLTSYAQHQRGEQAITLFSEIQWDSRPSINIFGTLLTVCGNIFALNHGKQIHGFMVRNCYELNMAVRGALVSMYSKCRCILYAFMIFKEADSRDVALWNIMTFGFCHNGRGREVLEFIGMMEEEGVKPDHVTFHGILLACICEHEAELGQLYFNSMSNDYCIIPRMEHYECMIELYSRCGCMEELEKFIKSMSFEPTVAMLTRVFDACKKHGAVRFGEWTAEQLNQLNPHTTLKI, encoded by the coding sequence ATGGCAGTGAGTGCATCCTCAATACTGAAGCGTCTTCTTCAAAACATAAACAATAAACCCCAAAAGCAACCCCAAGGCATCGAATCCATAATAAAATCAATCCTCAGCCACCTTAAGGCAGGTCGTTTTCAACAAGCCGTTTCAGTTCTCTTTGCTTCCCCGGAACCCTTACCTCACTCTCTTTACGCAGATCTTTTTGCCCTCTGTTCTGACAAAAAAGCTATCGTTGAAGCCCGGAAACTTGAATCCCACCTAGTCACGTTCTGCCCATTTCCCCCAGTGTTCCTCTTGAACCGTTGCATCGAAGCGTATGGAAAATGCGGGTGTTTGGATGACGCAAGGGGACTGTTTGATGAAATGCCTCAACGGGACGGGGGTTCATGGAATTCGATGATAACGGCCTATGCACGAAATGGGTTTGGAGAAAAGGCTTTGTTCTTGTTTTCGAAGATGAACAAGGAAGGACTTGTGCCGAATGAGATTTCGTTCGCTAGTGTTTTGGGCTCTTGTGGTGTTGTTTTAGAGCTTAGCCTTTCAAGGCAAGTTCATGCGATGATTGTGAAGTATGGTCATTATAAAAATGTGATATTGGGAAGTTCACTTGTTGATGTTTACGGAAAATGTGGGTTTATAAGTGATGCAAGGCGGATGTTTGACGAGATAGAGAATCCAACTATTATTTCCTGGAATGTGATTGTTCGGCAGTATATTGAGGTAGGGGATGGAGAGGAGGCAATATTAATGTTTTTTAAGATGCTTCGAGATGATGTTAGACCTTTGAATTTTACATTCTCTAATGCTCTTGTTGCTTGTTCAAGCATGTCAGCACTTAAGGAAGGGTTGCAAATTCATGGAGTTGTGGTTAAGACTAACTTTGAGAAGGATAAAGTGGTCTCTAATTCACTCattaatatgtatgtaaaatgtGGGCAGCTAGAGATTGCTCGTACTATATTTGATCAACTTGGTTCCAAGGACTTGATTTCATGGACTGCAATCATGTCAGGTTATGCCATGAGTGGGAGAACTAGAGAGGCAAGGGAACTCTTTAATATGATGCCAGAACGGAATGTAATCTCATGGAATGCAATGCTAGCAGGGTATACTCGTTTGTCTCAATGGGAAGATGCCttagaatttatttttcttatgcgGAGAATGACTAAAGATATTGACCATGTGACGCTTGTTCTAATTTTAAATGTCTGTGCTGGCCTGTCAGACGTTGAAATGGGGAAAAAGGTTCATGGATTTATCTACCGACATGGGTTCTTTTCCAATATATTTGTAAGTAATGCACTTCTTGACATGTACGGAAAATGTGGAACCTTGAACAGTGCAAGAGTTTGGTTTTACCAAATGAGTCAGGGAAGGGATACTGTTTCTTGGAATGCTTTACTGACTAGCTATGCGCAGCATCAGCGGGGTGAGCAGGCTATTACGTTATTTAGTGAGATTCAATGGGACTCCAGACCCAGCATAAATATCTTTGGAACCCTTCTTACAGTTTGTGGAAATATATTTGCACTTAATCATGGCAAACAAATCCATGGATTCATGGTTAGAAATTGTTATGAGCTGAATATGGCAGTAAGAGGAGCTTTGGTTAGCATGTATTCTAAATGTCGTTGCATTTTATATGCTTTCATGATTTTCAAAGAGGCAGATTCACGTGATGTTGCTCTTTGGAACATCATGACTTTTGGATTTTGTCACAACGGAAGGGGTAGAGAAGTACTTGAATTTATTGGCATGATGGAGGAGGAAGGAGTCAAACCAGACCACGTTACCTTTCATGGTATATTGCTTGCATGCATATGTGAGCATGAAGCAGAGTTGGGTCAGCTGTATTTTAATTCAATGAGCAATGACTATTGCATTATACCCCGGATGGAACACTATGAGTGTATGATTGAACTTTATAGCAGGTGTGGGTGCATGGAGGAGCTCGAGAAATTTATTAAGAGTATGTCATTTGAGCCAACTGTTGCCATGCTGACTAGAGTCTTTGATGCATGCAAAAAGCATGGTGCTGTGAGGTTTGGGGAATGGACTGCTGAACAACTTAACCAATTGAATCCTCATACTACActtaagatatga